In one window of Candidatus Deferrimicrobiaceae bacterium DNA:
- a CDS encoding multiheme c-type cytochrome: MNRYRISALFMMLAATVLLAGCWGSSKSTSLGLTGAPQPGLVGSAVCINCHTTTLATDPSGQLIVARWQSTTHTTVQGVECEACHGGGQDHWGVGPIPFPIPGGPQCQRCHGKSGFDNTAHANLHLASGPFGPDKFFFQGDAGTGQANNRGALEFRPDNVTPVTKAQHIEQCSVCHNPNQPFVYNAGGVLGKPDPNNMPNPAPSCAGCHDAHHTQELTTIPQRTTAAGVPAKVGIQVFRPYLLDNVTGAQTDCAALGAYVRGALYQPNGAVTSTGAVNLANVSGTNNELNFERLCEACHTAGKYKYAQTTTHQSNVYPQWLLSGHADRQAPAFGEFAANPAAYGPAPGFPVGAGSHQSLYPYDIGIGSTTGGAGAIAATADNTHNAAVAGSSAGSFNDNYQCYKCHSGIGATAYMSDSQGKPGAELIFGDEPIMCYTCHSPHSQPTGTQFNLRVPRVMSKYTGNTPSNKSPRVPFSFSGNVFFDNTPVPGVAVSSNATVCIFCHQGRESGFTLYKSRLFDNLYVDNNSFQNPHYLGTGAMLWAKNGYEFIGAGFDNAYGFNAAHQGANCTTCHMDNATTPAANGGHTWKPNVASCNATGCHGAAGIAPAIAVDNADPLAPFLPLVDSYRATFDNNNYTGDVGGNTVSIAASIQTLAQKLILLLASQATPIYYDDIAYPYFFTTQDPATHTNANAFKAWTPATLKAAFNLQYVIKGLPSAGAGTSVVYLIGGAAPASVNDVGLPNTSSVLAPNASAAVHNHKYTIQLLQDSYFAVAGARITGAFRPSTNRAATVYGANQ; encoded by the coding sequence ATGAACCGATATCGGATATCCGCCTTGTTCATGATGCTCGCCGCAACCGTGCTGCTGGCCGGTTGCTGGGGATCGAGCAAAAGCACATCGCTTGGCCTCACCGGCGCGCCGCAGCCAGGCCTGGTCGGCTCTGCGGTCTGCATCAACTGTCACACCACGACGTTGGCGACCGACCCCAGCGGACAACTCATCGTCGCCCGCTGGCAGTCGACCACCCATACCACCGTTCAGGGCGTCGAATGCGAAGCGTGCCACGGCGGCGGGCAGGACCACTGGGGCGTGGGGCCGATCCCGTTCCCGATCCCGGGCGGCCCCCAGTGCCAGCGGTGCCACGGAAAGAGCGGCTTCGACAACACCGCCCACGCGAACCTGCACTTGGCCAGCGGCCCCTTCGGCCCCGACAAGTTCTTCTTCCAGGGCGATGCCGGGACGGGGCAGGCAAACAACCGGGGCGCCCTGGAATTCCGCCCCGACAACGTCACCCCGGTGACCAAGGCCCAACACATCGAGCAGTGCTCGGTCTGCCACAATCCGAACCAGCCATTCGTTTATAACGCGGGCGGCGTACTCGGCAAGCCCGATCCCAACAACATGCCGAATCCTGCCCCCTCGTGCGCCGGCTGCCACGACGCGCACCACACGCAGGAGTTGACGACCATCCCGCAGCGCACAACCGCGGCCGGGGTTCCGGCCAAGGTCGGAATCCAGGTGTTCCGGCCGTACCTGCTGGACAACGTCACGGGCGCGCAAACGGACTGCGCCGCTCTGGGCGCCTACGTCCGCGGCGCGTTGTACCAGCCGAATGGAGCGGTCACATCGACCGGCGCCGTAAACCTGGCGAACGTGTCCGGGACCAACAACGAGCTCAACTTCGAGCGGTTGTGCGAAGCCTGCCACACGGCCGGCAAGTATAAATACGCGCAGACGACCACCCACCAGAGCAACGTCTATCCCCAGTGGCTCCTGTCGGGCCACGCCGACCGCCAGGCCCCCGCCTTCGGCGAATTCGCGGCGAACCCGGCGGCCTACGGGCCGGCGCCGGGCTTCCCCGTCGGGGCGGGCTCGCACCAGTCGCTCTACCCGTACGATATCGGGATCGGCAGCACGACGGGCGGCGCCGGCGCAATCGCGGCGACGGCCGACAACACGCACAATGCCGCGGTTGCGGGATCCTCGGCCGGCAGCTTCAACGACAACTACCAGTGCTACAAGTGCCACAGCGGCATCGGTGCGACCGCCTACATGTCCGATTCACAGGGCAAGCCGGGCGCCGAGCTCATCTTCGGCGACGAGCCGATCATGTGCTATACCTGCCACTCCCCGCACAGCCAGCCGACGGGCACGCAGTTCAACCTGCGCGTGCCGCGGGTGATGAGCAAGTACACCGGGAACACCCCGTCCAACAAGAGCCCCCGCGTGCCCTTCTCGTTCTCCGGCAACGTGTTCTTCGACAACACGCCGGTCCCCGGCGTCGCCGTCTCGAGCAACGCCACGGTCTGCATCTTCTGCCACCAGGGCCGCGAATCGGGCTTCACGCTGTACAAGTCGAGGCTGTTCGACAACCTATACGTGGACAACAACAGCTTCCAGAATCCGCATTACCTCGGCACCGGCGCCATGCTCTGGGCGAAAAACGGCTACGAGTTCATCGGTGCCGGCTTCGACAACGCCTACGGCTTCAACGCGGCGCACCAGGGGGCGAACTGCACCACCTGCCACATGGACAACGCGACCACGCCGGCGGCCAACGGCGGCCATACCTGGAAGCCGAACGTCGCCAGTTGCAACGCCACCGGATGCCACGGCGCAGCCGGAATCGCACCGGCGATCGCGGTGGACAACGCCGATCCCCTCGCGCCCTTCCTGCCGCTCGTTGACAGCTATCGGGCCACCTTCGACAACAACAACTACACCGGCGACGTCGGGGGAAACACCGTGTCGATCGCCGCATCGATCCAGACGCTCGCGCAGAAGCTGATCCTGCTGCTCGCCAGCCAGGCGACGCCGATCTACTACGACGACATCGCCTATCCGTATTTCTTCACGACCCAAGACCCGGCCACCCACACGAACGCCAACGCGTTCAAGGCCTGGACCCCGGCCACGCTCAAGGCCGCTTTCAACCTGCAGTATGTGATCAAGGGGCTCCCGTCGGCCGGAGCCGGGACCAGCGTGGTCTATCTGATCGGCGGCGCGGCGCCGGCGAGCGTCAACGACGTCGGGCTCCCGAACACCTCGAGCGTTCTGGCGCCCAACGCCTCGGCGGCCGTCCACAACCACAAGTACACGATCCAGCTGCTGCAGGATTCCTACTTCGCGGTCGCCGGAGCGCGGATCACCGGCGCTTTCCGCCCCTCGACCAACCGCGCGGCGACGGTCTACGGCGCCAACCAGTAA
- a CDS encoding enoyl-CoA hydratase-related protein, producing MSGKVTVTLDGPVATVTLSNPSKKNALNPRLLAELSGAFDDLPARDVRCVILRGEGDEAFCAGYDITQIPAGGSGEAQVLLSSNPFDDMIRTVESFPAPVIAMLNGFAFGGGLELAIACDLRIASEDASFGMTPAKLGIIYRPAGLMRFVNAIGLPATKMLFYTARRIGSLRAKEIGLVNRTCPPEELSQVVGEVAREIAANAPLSIRGTKRILAMCMEFRGLPPDEAEEAEALIRLCMDSADLAEGKAAFKEKRKPEFRGR from the coding sequence ATGAGCGGGAAAGTCACCGTCACGCTCGACGGCCCGGTCGCGACCGTCACCCTGTCGAACCCGTCGAAGAAGAACGCGCTCAACCCGAGGTTGCTTGCGGAGCTGTCGGGCGCCTTCGACGATCTCCCGGCCAGAGACGTCCGGTGCGTCATCCTGCGCGGGGAGGGCGACGAGGCGTTCTGCGCCGGCTACGACATCACCCAGATCCCCGCCGGCGGTTCGGGAGAGGCGCAGGTGCTTCTTTCATCCAACCCGTTCGACGACATGATCCGCACGGTCGAGTCGTTTCCCGCCCCGGTCATCGCGATGCTCAACGGTTTTGCCTTCGGCGGCGGTCTCGAGCTCGCGATCGCCTGCGATCTCCGGATCGCGTCGGAGGACGCCTCGTTCGGGATGACGCCCGCGAAACTGGGCATCATCTACCGCCCGGCGGGGCTCATGCGCTTCGTGAACGCGATCGGCCTCCCGGCGACGAAGATGCTTTTCTACACCGCCCGCCGCATCGGCAGCCTCCGTGCGAAGGAGATCGGCTTGGTCAACCGCACCTGCCCGCCCGAGGAACTGTCCCAGGTCGTGGGGGAGGTGGCGCGCGAGATCGCCGCGAACGCACCCCTTTCGATCCGCGGCACCAAGCGGATCCTCGCGATGTGCATGGAATTCCGCGGCCTGCCGCCCGACGAGGCGGAGGAGGCCGAGGCGCTCATCCGTCTGTGCATGGACAGCGCGGATCTCGCCGAGGGCAAGGCGGCGTTCAAGGAGAAGCGGAAGCCCGAATTTCGCGGACGATAG
- a CDS encoding Mrp/NBP35 family ATP-binding protein gives MGFFGKRDKKGETGGEAAAPPQHKAMTDHRRTVPGVRNLLAVASGKGGVGKSTIAANLAVALHKSGARVGLLDADIYGPSVPTLFGLKGHRLEAEGDLILPVEKDGIKLLSVGFLLEEDTPVIWRGPMLMKALEQLIHGAKWGELDYLVIDLPPGTGDVQISLVQMTPVSGAIIVTTPQDLALIDARKAVKMFEKVGVPVIGVVENMSYFICPHCAGRSEIFGHGGAAKACVEMGLRFIGEVPLQIELREASDAGTPIVLAHPDSPVTKAIETVATTAAATMAALDAIGGGTAE, from the coding sequence ATGGGTTTTTTCGGAAAGAGGGACAAGAAGGGGGAGACGGGCGGCGAGGCCGCGGCACCCCCGCAGCACAAGGCGATGACCGACCACCGCCGCACGGTTCCCGGCGTGCGGAACCTCTTGGCGGTTGCCTCCGGCAAGGGCGGTGTGGGCAAGTCGACGATCGCCGCGAACCTCGCGGTGGCGCTGCACAAATCGGGCGCGCGGGTCGGCCTGCTCGACGCCGACATCTACGGGCCGTCGGTGCCGACGCTGTTCGGGTTGAAGGGGCACCGGCTCGAGGCGGAAGGGGATCTGATCCTCCCCGTCGAGAAGGACGGCATCAAGCTGTTGTCCGTCGGCTTCCTGCTCGAGGAGGACACGCCGGTCATCTGGCGCGGGCCGATGCTGATGAAGGCGCTCGAACAGCTGATCCACGGGGCGAAGTGGGGGGAACTCGACTATCTCGTCATCGACCTGCCGCCGGGGACGGGAGACGTGCAGATCTCGCTGGTGCAGATGACGCCCGTCTCCGGCGCGATCATCGTGACCACGCCGCAGGATCTCGCGCTGATCGACGCGCGCAAGGCCGTCAAGATGTTCGAGAAGGTCGGCGTGCCCGTCATCGGCGTCGTCGAGAACATGAGCTATTTCATCTGCCCCCATTGCGCGGGGCGAAGCGAGATCTTCGGGCACGGCGGCGCGGCGAAGGCGTGCGTCGAGATGGGGCTCCGCTTCATCGGCGAGGTGCCGTTGCAGATTGAGCTGCGCGAGGCGTCCGATGCCGGCACCCCGATCGTCCTGGCCCATCCGGACTCGCCGGTGACCAAGGCGATCGAGACGGTGGCGACGACGGCTGCGGCGACGATGGCCGCGCTCGACGCGATCGGCGGGGGAACGGCGGAATGA
- a CDS encoding PDZ domain-containing protein produces MTRSPKKQGIRNRLAFLLAAGLALQGCVPYTSNYMPDPRTRNTTTGIDRATANEGPAHLTLLTQPGPADPFVPFSARLSRTLTGPEATITTFRENSYKYHWTPFLIPVGLIIVPSAPFAFLGGILSGDGDKAVKLIFGGDPDPCRHGMFAFGLHAIVGIDTSCAVVDSRTGEEKTPTGKTVTQEVSLGGKPVEIRLAARGEAPIVRTIVTDPEGNASLALNPLFVKYRDTPTELEVVLRAAGEAGSTQTIRIDDATSRRIYQPVAEEREGDRTLSEGKGLVALDHFSRAHELLSSARGNEESRAFVWQKIAATYRSLPVKPPVPEDARRLLVQAQTLSNNNDAAGGIAKLNEILWKTPWLPIAWYNLAMAESMEKHYPAAINAMNGYLKLTPESPDARMAKDKIYEWETMSPASAQPGETFSGIGLELGKTDGRIVAARVIPGGPASAVDIQPGDILEQIDRTSTENMEVADVIRLVRGSNGTSVSLQMLRPGNGKRIRHNLKRAVISTGGRNR; encoded by the coding sequence GTGACCAGGTCGCCGAAGAAGCAGGGAATCCGAAACCGTCTCGCCTTCCTGCTGGCAGCAGGGCTTGCACTCCAGGGATGCGTCCCATACACCAGCAACTACATGCCGGACCCACGAACCCGGAATACGACGACGGGGATCGACCGGGCCACGGCAAATGAGGGACCGGCCCACCTGACCCTTTTGACCCAGCCGGGCCCCGCCGATCCGTTCGTCCCGTTTTCCGCGAGGCTGAGCCGGACGCTCACCGGCCCCGAAGCGACGATCACGACCTTCCGCGAAAACAGCTACAAGTACCATTGGACGCCGTTCCTGATCCCGGTGGGACTGATCATCGTCCCGTCCGCCCCGTTCGCGTTCCTCGGCGGGATCCTTTCCGGCGACGGCGACAAGGCCGTCAAGCTGATCTTCGGGGGCGACCCCGATCCGTGCAGGCACGGCATGTTCGCGTTCGGACTGCATGCGATCGTCGGCATCGATACAAGCTGCGCCGTCGTGGACAGCCGCACGGGCGAGGAAAAAACGCCGACCGGGAAGACCGTCACGCAGGAAGTTTCCCTGGGAGGCAAGCCGGTCGAGATCCGACTGGCGGCCCGGGGGGAAGCTCCGATTGTCCGGACGATCGTCACGGATCCCGAGGGCAACGCTTCCCTGGCGCTGAATCCGCTGTTCGTCAAATATCGGGACACCCCGACCGAACTCGAGGTGGTCCTCCGGGCCGCCGGCGAAGCAGGTTCTACCCAGACGATCCGGATCGACGATGCGACCTCCCGACGGATCTACCAGCCCGTCGCCGAGGAGCGGGAAGGCGATCGGACGCTGTCCGAGGGCAAGGGGCTGGTCGCGCTCGACCATTTCAGCCGGGCTCATGAGCTCTTGTCGTCCGCTCGCGGAAATGAGGAAAGCCGGGCTTTCGTCTGGCAGAAGATCGCCGCAACCTACCGCTCGTTGCCCGTGAAACCGCCGGTCCCTGAGGACGCGCGACGCCTGCTCGTCCAGGCCCAGACGCTTTCGAACAACAACGACGCCGCGGGCGGGATCGCGAAACTGAACGAAATCCTCTGGAAGACGCCGTGGCTCCCCATCGCCTGGTACAACCTCGCGATGGCCGAATCGATGGAAAAACATTATCCGGCCGCCATTAACGCGATGAACGGCTACCTCAAGCTGACGCCCGAATCTCCGGATGCGCGCATGGCGAAAGACAAGATCTACGAATGGGAGACGATGAGCCCCGCTTCGGCCCAGCCGGGCGAAACATTCTCGGGAATCGGTCTCGAGCTCGGGAAGACGGACGGGCGCATCGTGGCGGCCCGCGTCATACCGGGGGGCCCTGCATCCGCGGTCGACATCCAGCCCGGGGACATCCTGGAGCAGATCGATCGCACGTCGACCGAAAACATGGAAGTGGCCGATGTCATCCGGCTGGTCCGGGGAAGCAACGGCACATCGGTTTCGCTTCAGATGCTGCGGCCCGGGAACGGCAAACGGATTCGGCACAACCTCAAGCGGGCCGTCATCTCGACCGGCGGAAGAAATCGATGA
- a CDS encoding tetratricopeptide repeat protein produces the protein MTGKNATTRAARSGAIIISAVFALQACVPYTSNYKPDPTRTAVVTGIEPSAATTKSTALEWTGIPSESAPDAPITIRAIQRRTGPAIETTRLFEQQYQNYWTPAIIPLGIIGVAMAPAFLILSPIIDYGPDRPGKMTVFGGWSEKHCDPKGLMLGYLIFSVGYVPTCQPLGDPRITESTRPLGRETTESLPLPGARLRIALAEQGGAVATPALTLETDGNGLATVPLGPLFLSLPDTVRNVEAVASVEGAPTVVARAPISAGVVQALAGPARAERDGDRAAAGGNGLIALEHYTRAATMGRGTAVNRDLRKKIAATYRALPVKPPVSEDTRRLVVQAETLAKANDAVGAAEKLSAAIRTAPWLPVARYNMAMVHAMAGDYDAAIDAMNVYLELAPDAKDARQAKDKIYEWEALKPATPAQDAADSGGRLPPNNRPGRNRR, from the coding sequence ATGACCGGGAAGAATGCAACGACACGGGCTGCCCGGAGCGGAGCCATCATCATCAGCGCGGTTTTCGCGCTCCAGGCGTGCGTCCCGTATACAAGCAACTACAAGCCCGACCCGACGCGCACCGCCGTCGTCACCGGCATCGAACCATCGGCGGCCACCACGAAATCGACCGCGCTCGAATGGACCGGGATCCCGTCCGAATCGGCCCCCGACGCCCCGATCACGATCCGGGCGATCCAGAGACGGACCGGTCCGGCGATCGAGACAACCCGGCTGTTCGAACAGCAATATCAGAACTACTGGACGCCCGCGATCATTCCGCTCGGCATCATCGGCGTCGCCATGGCGCCCGCCTTCCTCATCCTCAGCCCGATCATCGACTATGGCCCCGATCGGCCCGGTAAAATGACCGTGTTCGGCGGCTGGAGCGAAAAGCATTGCGACCCCAAGGGGCTGATGCTCGGCTATCTCATCTTTTCCGTCGGATATGTCCCGACCTGCCAGCCGCTGGGCGATCCGCGCATCACGGAAAGCACCAGGCCCCTCGGGCGCGAGACCACCGAGTCGCTTCCCCTTCCCGGCGCCAGGCTGCGGATCGCGCTCGCCGAACAGGGAGGAGCGGTCGCGACGCCTGCGCTCACCCTCGAGACCGACGGGAACGGGCTGGCGACGGTCCCGCTCGGGCCGCTGTTCCTCTCGTTGCCCGACACGGTCCGGAACGTCGAGGCCGTCGCATCGGTCGAGGGCGCGCCGACCGTCGTCGCGCGAGCCCCGATTTCCGCGGGCGTCGTCCAGGCGCTCGCGGGCCCGGCCCGCGCCGAGCGCGACGGCGACCGGGCGGCGGCGGGGGGGAACGGCCTGATCGCGCTCGAGCATTACACCCGCGCCGCCACGATGGGCCGCGGAACCGCCGTCAACCGAGACTTGCGGAAAAAGATCGCCGCGACCTATCGCGCGCTTCCCGTGAAACCGCCCGTTTCCGAGGACACGCGTCGCCTGGTGGTCCAGGCCGAGACGCTCGCGAAGGCCAACGATGCCGTCGGCGCCGCCGAAAAACTGTCCGCCGCGATCCGGACGGCGCCCTGGCTACCGGTCGCCCGGTACAACATGGCGATGGTCCATGCGATGGCCGGCGACTACGACGCCGCGATCGACGCGATGAACGTCTACCTCGAGCTTGCCCCTGACGCCAAGGATGCCCGGCAGGCCAAGGACAAGATCTACGAATGGGAAGCGCTGAAGCCGGCGACGCCGGCGCAGGACGCGGCGGATTCCGGCGGAAGGCTTCCCCCGAACAACCGACCCGGGAGAAACCGACGATGA
- a CDS encoding tetratricopeptide repeat protein — MTLRPIGTRARRLVPPALVLAATIALQGCVSYTSNYKPDPRTRKTVVGLDRDSAQAGPTRLSVETMPTAGAPSAPLAFRLVRTMTGPEANIERITENAYKRQWTPFIIPLGALFTAISPVIVTFAAFSPDDKVLGKILGVDDPDPCKHGLFAFATMGLVGIIDSCDIVDSRTAEEKEPTGKTVSEEAGIAKADLEVRLQAKGEEPVVRTLKTDANGRAALSAAPLFWSFRSDPGGVDVVVRAAGNGGIVQESRLDAETAHRLYLPVSEERAGDRALADGKGLIALEQFSRAAESTLESPGDPALRKKIFETYRALPVKPPVPEDTRRLLVQAEAMAQANDSGRAITMLEDAIRRTPWLPTARYNLAMTHVMNQDYGTAIESMNAYLALAPDAPDARKARDLVYQWEAVRDKGGAASPDPESSAPARPAPPGKTDRKGRR, encoded by the coding sequence ATGACACTTCGTCCCATCGGGACCCGAGCCCGGCGGCTCGTGCCGCCCGCGCTCGTCCTTGCCGCCACGATCGCCCTTCAGGGATGCGTCTCCTACACGAGCAACTACAAGCCCGACCCGCGAACCAGGAAAACTGTGGTCGGGCTCGACCGGGACTCCGCCCAGGCGGGGCCGACGCGGCTTTCCGTCGAGACGATGCCGACGGCCGGCGCCCCCTCCGCTCCGCTGGCGTTTCGCCTCGTCCGGACCATGACGGGCCCCGAGGCGAACATCGAGCGCATCACGGAAAACGCCTACAAGCGGCAGTGGACACCCTTCATCATTCCCCTCGGAGCCTTATTCACCGCGATCTCCCCGGTGATCGTCACCTTCGCCGCTTTCTCGCCCGACGACAAGGTCCTCGGCAAGATCCTCGGCGTCGACGACCCCGACCCGTGCAAGCACGGCCTGTTCGCGTTCGCAACGATGGGGCTTGTCGGGATCATCGACAGCTGCGACATCGTGGACAGCCGGACCGCCGAGGAGAAGGAACCGACGGGCAAGACAGTGTCCGAGGAAGCCGGAATCGCGAAGGCCGACCTCGAGGTCCGGCTCCAGGCCAAGGGAGAGGAACCCGTCGTCCGGACGCTGAAAACGGATGCGAACGGACGCGCCGCGCTGTCGGCCGCTCCGCTGTTCTGGTCGTTCCGCTCGGATCCCGGGGGCGTGGATGTGGTCGTTCGCGCCGCGGGGAACGGCGGCATCGTCCAGGAATCCCGGCTCGATGCCGAAACCGCCCATCGCCTTTACCTGCCCGTTTCCGAGGAGCGCGCGGGAGACCGGGCGCTCGCCGACGGCAAGGGGTTGATCGCCCTCGAACAATTTTCTCGGGCCGCCGAATCCACGCTTGAATCCCCCGGCGACCCCGCGCTCCGGAAAAAGATCTTCGAGACGTACCGTGCGCTTCCCGTGAAGCCGCCCGTGCCCGAAGACACGCGCCGCCTCCTCGTCCAGGCGGAGGCCATGGCGCAGGCCAATGACTCCGGCCGGGCAATCACGATGCTCGAGGACGCGATCCGCAGGACGCCCTGGCTGCCGACCGCCCGCTACAATCTGGCGATGACTCATGTGATGAACCAGGACTACGGCACGGCGATCGAATCGATGAACGCCTACCTCGCGCTTGCGCCGGATGCTCCCGACGCCCGGAAAGCGCGCGACCTCGTCTACCAGTGGGAGGCCGTGCGGGACAAGGGCGGCGCAGCAAGCCCCGACCCGGAAAGTTCAGCCCCGGCACGGCCGGCTCCTCCCGGGAAGACCGACCGGAAGGGACGCCGGTGA